A genome region from Halichondria panicea chromosome 15, odHalPani1.1, whole genome shotgun sequence includes the following:
- the LOC135348426 gene encoding acetyl-coenzyme A synthetase 2-like, mitochondrial codes for MSLQRLLRVRAPTRQFLRSSVGPSRLRWSSGVSYPLQLASVTPQHAALYKESLVNPARFWGDLARSKLHWMEDFTQTMDCDMSGDRLKWFLGGKINVSVNLLDRHVETDPTKVALIWERDEPEDHQIITYQELLDETCRLGNLLKRDGVRKGDRVAIYMPVSPVAVAAMLACARIGAVHNVVFAGFSAESLRARIIDGGVSVVMTADEGVRGGRGIPLKSVVDDAVEGVESVRRVFVATRTGSKVNMDPVRDVPLEQAMSSESRVCPPEALDSEDSLFMLYTSGSTGRPKGLVHTQAGYLLYAALTQQYAFDYHPERGDVFACVADIGWITGHSYVVYGPLCNGGTTVLFESVPTYPNPGRYWEMVERLKVTHFYTAPTAIRMLLKFGDSWVSKYDRSSLRTLGCVGEPLNDEAWLWYNNVVGEDRCTVVDTWWQTETGGIMISPRPSPDDSTPKPGLPMTPFFGIEPALVSPETGRVLEGPNVSGHLCIQRPWPGMARTIHGDHDKFINTYYRPYPGLYFSGDGARRDAEGHYQITGRVDDVINVKGHRIGTAELESCVDQNESIAETAVVGYPHDTFGEAIYAFMVPMEGVAVDEEELVADIQASIRKKIGSFAVPQRYLIVPGLPKTRSGKIMRRILKKISADQPEELGDTSTLADPAVVQLILTKHSDKYVS; via the exons ATGTCCTTGCAGAGGCTGCTACGAGTTAGAGCTCCAACAAGACAGTTCCTGAGATCAAGTGTTGGACCCTCTAGGCTGCGTTGGTCCAGTGGAGTGAGCTACCCCCTGCAGCTGGCCTCAGTGACCCCGCAACATGCAGCCTTGTATAAGGAGAGTCTAGTGAACCCCGCGAGGTTCTGGGGGGACCTAGCCAGGAGCAAGCTGCACTGGATGGAGGACTTCACTCAAACGATGGACTGTGACATGAGTGGGGATCGGTTAAAGTGGTTTCTAGGGGGAAAGATCAACGTGTCAG tGAACCTGTTGGATCGTCATGTTGAGACTGACCCCACCAAGGTGGCTCTGATATGGGAGAGAGATGAACCAGAAGATCACCAGATCATCACATACCA GGAGTTGCTTGATGAGACGTGTCGCCTTGGCAACCTCCTCAAGAGGGACGGAGTGAGGAAGGGAGATAGAGTAGCTATCTATATGCCCGTGTCCCCTGTTGCCGTGGCAGCCATGCTAGCCTGTGCTAGGATAGGAGCAGTGCACAA tgtgGTGTTTGCTGGGTTCAGTGCAGAGTCCCTGAGAGCGAGGATTATTGATG gtggtgtgagtgtggtgATGACGGCTGATGAGGGTGTGAGAGGTGGGCGGGGGATTCCCCTCAAGAGTGTGGTGGATGATgctgtggagggggtggagtctGTGAGACGAGTGTTTGTGGCTACACGGACGGGATCAAAGGTCAACATGGACCCTGTTAGAGACGTCCCATTGGAACAG GCTATGTCCAGTGAGTCAAGAGTGTGTCCTCCTGAGGCTCTGGACAGTGAGGACAGTCTGTTCATGCTCTACACCTCTGGTAGTACTGGTCGTCCTAAGGGACTGGTACACACTCAGGCTGGGTATCTGCTCTATGCAGCACTCACTCAACAG TATGCGTTTGACTACCATCCTGAGAGAGGAGATGTGTTTGCATGTGTGGCAGACATTGGCTGGATCACTGGTCACTCCTATGTGGTGTATGGTCCACTGTGTAATGGAGGGACCACTGTACTCTTTGAGAGTGTTCCTACTTACCCCAACCCAG GTCGATACTGGGAGATGGTGGAGAGGTTAAAGGTCACTCATTTCTACACCGCCCCCACAGCTATTCGTATGCTTCTCAAGTTTGGAGATTCTTGGGTATCAAAATACGATCGCTCCAGCCTCCGCACACTGGGCTGTG tgggGGAGCCCCTGAATGACGAGGCGTGGCTATGGTATAACAACGTGGTGGGTGAGGATCGCTGCACTGTGGTGGATACATGGTGGCAGACAG AAACTGGTGGGATCATGATATCTCCTAGACCATCTCCCGATGACTCCACCCCTAAACCAGGGTTACCTATGACGCCATTCTTTGGTATTGAGCCAGCTCTTGTCAGCCCTGAAACA GGGCGTGTACTGGAGGGTCCCAATGTGTCGGGTCATCTCTGCATACAGAGACCATGGCCTGGAATGGCTCGCACAATACATGGTGATCATGACAAGTTCATCAACACTTACTATCGTCCCTACCCCGGTCTCTACTTCAGTGGAGATGGTGCCAGACGTGATGCTGAGGGACACTATCAGATCACTGGGAGAGTGGATGATGTCATCAATGTCAAGGGTCACAGGATAGGCACTGCTGAGCTGGAGAGCTGTGTT GACCAGAACGAGAGTATTGCAGAGACAGCTGTAGTGGGCTATCCTCATGACACATTCGGAGAAG CTATCTATGCCTTCATGGTTCCCATGGAAGGTGTGGCGGTGGATGAAGAAGAGCTAGTGGCTGACATTCAGGCAAGCATTCGGAAGAAGATTGGCAGCTTTGCTGTCCCCCAGAGATATCTC ATTGTACCAGGGCTTCCTAAGACACGCTCGGGGAAGATAATGCGGCGTATCCTCAAGAAGATCTCAGCTGATCAACCGGAGGAGCTTGGTGACACCTCCACTCTGGCTGACCCTGCTGTGGTGCAACTCATACTAACCAAACACTCAGACAAATATgtcagctag
- the LOC135348424 gene encoding GRIP and coiled-coil domain-containing protein 2-like isoform X2, with amino-acid sequence MLTEANSKLKAFCEKVQSQESAITELKRSRDEMNEQFSQDKNELSSQLVQLRAELEEAKKETTTPSEDISSEQHALQVERMEGLLSEKTARISTLEKEQCQLNDECDGLKNRNVALTQQLSDSNTRLEELESRYQDLENDNQQSKYQLSETMSKLESAQTDKESKLIVNLEEQLAEVRGQLEEAKSDMMSEHETHREETKKLKAFILKLKKQLKEKVDSSSSEVALREEGEGLRVAMETVTAEKDQLAVRLSEAQTNSQVMEGQVQELISSLTSRDTRIEELVSIRDELCVRVTTMEEGREVAASELASTQADLATAHSHSNTQQHTIEKLQSSVASVRDELEREQLSHSETRDKLSTAQKGAQSSTLMNLELQDYQRSIRSLEEEVASKRAELESTQKEIHTHLDKIEQLKKELECTGAQRGAEVETVSKLKALLVRNKKELVEGRRKEVELGEQVDQLTAQLESGRGQSEEYKVELSELSARLHSEQLASQSSMEALQQTVRGLELKTAGLQSQLSSSQASLMLVQGEYDSYKVRVHSVLKQRSTAAEQVDINPEIKKSYEDEITNLKASLQNTKSQLSVVLSDHDELLSEHDTLTGRHDSLLQEAQTTRERLTLRVREVESAYNRESVEQRGLVEQLRHEIEELTTAFTNQITGLQQEHKKVVLGLREELHSTHSQLSRLQEEGDNKVFIRASSQEARGVVKKGLSLEVKPGALPSESRTSGVGMDRSELESSYPSTPLSREDSSASLERLLSDTGGGSLTERLSDTELALHKRLQSSGVKIDHVTELLRESEASSVRLSEQAKLLKEEIRRLERNQEREGVANMEYLKNVVLEFLHTQDMKEREGLVPVITKLLQLSPQEVKFVQDSIQGDVGDGLPGSAVGPPALGAAGSKLSSYIHRWTGY; translated from the exons ATGCTGACAGAGGCTAACTCTAAACTAAAGGCCTTCTGTGAGAAAGTCCAGAGTCAAGAGTCGGCCATTACTGAGCTAAAGAGAAGCCGTGATGAAATGAATGAACAATTCTCTCAAGATAAGAATGAACTCTCTTCACAACTTGTGCAATTGAGAGCGGAGCTGGAGGAAGCAAAGAAGGAGACGACGACACCATCTGAGGACATTAGCTCAGAGCAACATGCATTACAAGTGGAGAGAATGGAGGGTTTGCTCAGTGAGAAAACTGCCCGAATATCTACCCTGGAGAAAGAGCAATGTCAGCTGAATGATGAGTGTGATGGATTGAAGAATAGGAATGTGGCCCTAACACAGCAGTTGTCTGATTCCAATACCAGACTTGAGGAATTGGAGTCACGATACCAAGACTTAGAGAATGACAATCAACAATCTAAATATCAATTAAGTGAAACAATGTCGAAATTAGAATCTGCTCAAACTGACAAAGAATCAAAACTGATTGTTAATCTAGAGGAACAACTGgcagaggtcagaggtcaactgGAGGAAGCAAAGAGTGATATGATGAGTGAACATGAGACGCACAGAGAGGAGACTAAGAAACTCAAGGCATTTATACTTAAACTGAAGAAGCAACTCAAAGAGAAagtg gATTCTAGTAGTAGCGAGGTCGCTCTgagggaggagggggaggggcttcgGGTTGCCATGGAGACAGTGACGGCTGAGAAAGATCAGCTGGCAGTCCGACTAAGTGAAGCACAGACTAACAGTCAAGTGATGGAAGGACAagtacag gagTTGATCTCCTCACTGACTAGCAGGGACACAAGGATAGAGGAGCTAGTGAGCATAAGAGATGAGCTCTGTGTGAGAGTGACCACCATGGAGGAGGGGAGGGAAGTGGCAGCATCTGAGCTAGCTAGTACTCAAGCAGACCTAGccaccgcccactcacacTCAAACACTCAGCAGCACACTATTGAGAAG ctCCAGTCCTCCGTAGCCTCAGTGCGTGATGAGCTAGAGAGGGAACAGCTCAGTCATTCTGAGACAAGGGACAAGTTGTCCACTGCTCAGAAAGGAGCTCAATCATCCACTCTCATGAACCTTGAACTCCAAGACTATCAGAGGTCAATAAGGTCACTGGAGGAGGAAGTGGCAAGCAAAAGGGCGGAGCTTGAGTCTACTCAGAAGGAAATCCACACCCACCTGGACAAAATAGAACAGCTCAAGAAAGAACTAG agtgTACGGGTGCCCAACGTGGTGCTGAAGTGGAGACAGTGAGTAAACTGAAGGCTTTGCTAGTAAGGAACAAGAAGGAGCTGGTGGAGGGACGGAGGAAAGAGGTGGAGCTTGGAGAACAAGTCGACCAACTCACTGCACAACTGGAGAGTGGGCGGGGCCAATCAGAAGAGTACAAG GTTGAGCTGAGTGAGTTGAGTGCCAGGCTCCACTCTGAGCAGCTAGCATCACAGTCATCAATGGAGGCACTCCAACAAACAGTGCGAGGATTGGAGCTAAAGACAGCAGGTCTTCAGAGTCAACTCTCCTCATCACAGGCCTCCCTCATGCTGGTGCAGGGCGAGTATGACAGCTACAAG gtacGTGTGCATAGTGTACTGAAGCAAAGGTCCACAGCAGCTGAGCAGGTGGACATCAACCCAGAGATTAA GAAGAGCTACGAGGACGAGATAACCAACCTAAAGGCATCACTACAGAACACAAA GTCTCAACTCTCAGTGGTACTATCTGATCATGATGAGCTCCTCTCTGAGCATGACACCTTGACTGGTCGCCATGACTCCCTACTCCAGGAGGCACAGACTACAAGGGAGCGACTAACTCTTCGTGTTAGAGAAGTAGAGTCTGCATACAATCGTGAGAGTGTGGAGCAAAGAGGACTGGTAGAACAACTACGCCACGAGATAGAGGAACTGACAACAGCATTCACCAATCAGATCACAGGATTGCAACAGGAACATAagaag gttgtGCTTGGTTTGCGTGAGGAGCTCCACTCGACACATTCTCAGTTGAGTAGATTACAAGAAGAAGGGGATAATAAAGTGTTCATTAGAGCTAGTAGTCAAGAAgcaaggggtgtggtcaagaagGGGCTTAGTCTCGAGGTAAAGCCCGGGGCACTACCCAGTGAATCAAGGACCTCGGGAGTG GGAATGGATCGCTCTGAACTAGAATCAAGCTATCCATCAACACCT CTATCTCGTGAGGACTCTAGTGCTAGTCTGGAGCGACTCCTCTCAGACACAGGAGGTGGTTCACTAACAGAGCGACTGTCAGACACTGAGCTAGCATTACATAAGAGGCTGCAATCATCAGGGGTCAAGATAGACCATGTCACAGAGCTACTCAGAGAAAGTGAAGCCAGTTCAGTGCGACTGAGTGAACAAGCCAAGCTACTCAAGGAGGAGATTAGGAg ACTGGAGAGGAAtcaagagagagagggagtGGCTAATATGGAGTACCTCAAGAATGTGGTGTTGGAG tTCCTGCACACTCAAGATATGAAGGAGAGGGAAGGATTGGTGCCTGTCATCACTAAGCTGCTGCAACTCAGCCCCCAAGAGGTCAAGTTTGTCCAGGATAGCATCCAAG GTGATGTGGGTGATGGCCTCCCAGGGTCGGCAGTGGGACCCCCTGCATTGGGGGCAGCTGGCAGCAAACTCAGCAGCTACATTCACAGATGGACGGGATACTAG
- the LOC135348434 gene encoding ras-related protein ORAB-1-like — MNPEYDYLFKLLLIGDSGVGKSCLLLRFADDTYTDSYISTIGVDFKIRTVELDGKTIKLQIWDTAGQERFRTITSSYYRGANGIIIVYDVTDQESFTNVKTWLQEIDRYASTNVSKLLVGNKCDLTNKKVVDFTTAKEFADQLQIPFLETSAKNATNVEQSFMTMAAEIKRAQGPDNGHMSGGGNTVRITPSQPLKEDKKKGCC, encoded by the exons ATGAACCCTGAATA TGACTACCTGTTCAAGTTGCTACTCATTGGTGACTCTGGTGTAGGAAAGTCATGTCTGCTCTTGCGATTTGCC gATGACACATACACGGACAGCTACATCAGTACTATTGGAGTTGACTTT AAAATTCGGACGGTAGAGTTGGACGGAAAGACCATCAAGCTTCAGATT TGGGACACGGCTGGACAAGAGAGATTCCGAACCATCACGTCCAGTTATTACAGAGGAGCCAATGGGATCATCATTGTATACGACGTCACAGACCAA GAGTCTTTCACAAACGTAAAGACGTGGCTGCAAGAGATTGATCGATATGCTAGCACCAATGTGAGCAAGCTCCTTGTAGGAAATAAGTGTGATCTCACCAACAAGAAGGTGGTGGATTTCACAACAGCAAAA GAATTTGCAGACCAACTTCAGATTCCTTTTCTGGAAACGAGTGCTAAGAATGCTACGAATGTGGAGCAGTCGTTTATGACAATGGCAGCGGAGATCAAGCGTGCACAAGGACCTGACAATGGTCACATGTCTGGTGGTGGTAACACTGTTCGTATCACTCCCTCTCAGCCTCTCAAAGAGGACAAGAAGAAAGGCTGCTGTTAG
- the LOC135348429 gene encoding uncharacterized protein LOC135348429, giving the protein MDGYLVLLKSLLCLSLLSCKDGVRGDFVLTVNFINYTNPTGLCAECAAPLSDVASADQLAAVCCDDLPLRNTNCDNTGEGRCDTRFRWTIRPFAALLETRPVTVENAINPPYFFTNCPISPSSVCPFPQVSTTFPQGPLGFLGVAANPLPVVSSTVWTGQTQFFIEAVDSGLPNIIDSLLINLDNLQLGADFTEEVTFTGYHDVSHMTVSFRVECSPGFCGPNCTTMNDTSLQIAECHTNGTIVCVPGWDPHKNCSECLNGRDSETNCTTCLSDFSGNPCVRETSSPAPAGGAIAGGVMGVLIAALIVGFIIGVVVCVVHRQQKSVTRSLAVNPRYESMDAINEQPLKTNTVGSTQEHDFDNPLYDTRKGDNDYSSPWDTRANGSTEPVMVSSTNSTHAVVMRVNSNEHKMKSATQQVEHATIDPQRVEYATIDPLPQRRHSYENTKIASSSSSHDYAEPPNALPPTVLQPVYDTPELPPTHTYEYAEVVTSQKPLTESDGGRAFDNTGEHGLYRSSSPIHLPPDAQLHYDLGQ; this is encoded by the exons ATGGACGGCTATCTAGTGTTGCTCAAGTCCCTCCTCTGCCTCTCTCTACTCAGCTGTAAG GATGGAGTGAGAGGAGATTTTGTATTGACAGTGAATTTCATTAACTACACCAACCCAACCGGACTGTGTGCTGAATGTGCTGCTCCACTGAGTGATGTAGCAAGTGCTGACCAGCTAGCAGCAGTGTGCTGTGATGATCTACCACTCAGAAACACCAACTGTGACAACACAGGAGAGGGGAGATGTGACACGAGGTTCCGTTGGACCATCAGACCATTCGCTGCATTACTAGAGACAAGACCTGTCACTGTAGAGAATGCCATTAACCCTCCATACTTCTTCACCAACTGTCCAATCTCACCCAGCTCTGTTTGCCCATTCCCCCAAGTGAGCACAACATTCCCCCAAGGCCCACTAGGGTTCCTGGGTGTAGCAGCCAACCCTCTGCCAGTGGTGTCAAGCACAGTGTGGACA GGACAAACACAGTTCTTCATAGAAGCCGTGGACAGTGGACTCCCTAACATAATAGACAGTCTGTTGATTAACCTGGACAACCTCCAACTTGGAGCAGACTTCACAGAGGAGGTGACGTTCACTGGATACCATGACGTATCTCACATGACCGTGAGTTTCAGAGTCGAGTGCTCTCCTGGTTTCTGTGGACCTAATTGTACCACCATGAATGATACCAGTCTTCAAATAGCAGAGTGTCACACTAACGGAACTATAGTGTGTGTGCCTGGGTGGGACCCACACAAAAACTGTTCAGAATGTCTGAATGGGAGAGATTCCGAAACAAATTGCACCACTTGTCTATCTGATTTTAGTGGTAACCCATGCGTAAGAG AGACCAGTTCACCTGCTCCAGCCGGAGGGGCTATAGCTGGTGGAGTGATGGGAGTGTTGATAGCTGCTCTGATTGTGGGTTTCATCATTGGAGTGGTGGTCTGTGTTGTGCATCGACAACAGAAGTCTGTCACAAGATCATTAGCTG tgaacccTAGGTATGAGAGTATGGATGCCATCAATGAACAGCCTCTCAAGACCAACACTGTTGGGTCTACTCAAGAGCACGACTTCGACAACCCTCTGTATGACACCAGGAAGGGGGACAATGATTACTCATCGCCATGGGATACGAGGGCGAATGGATCGACTGAACCAGTGATGGTCAGCTCAACTAACTCCACCCACGCAGTCGTGATGAGGGTCAACTCAAATGAGCATAAGATGAAGAGCGCTACCCAGCAAGTTGAGCATGCTACTATTGACCCCCAGAGAGTGGAGTATGCTACCATTGACCCTCTCCCTCAGAGGAGACACAGCTATGAGAACACTAAGATagcatcatcatcatcaagCCATGACTATGCTGAGCCCCCCAATgcattaccccccacagtgttgCAGCCAGTGTACGACACCCCAGagctaccccccacacacacctacgAGTATGCTGAAGTGGTAACCTCACAGAAGCCACTGACAGAGAGTGATGGTGGAAGAGCTTTTGACAACACTGGAGAGCATGGGTTGTATCGCAGCAGTAGCCCGATACATCTGCCCCCTGATGCTCAACTTCATTATGACCTGGGGCAATAA
- the LOC135348424 gene encoding GRIP and coiled-coil domain-containing protein 2-like isoform X1: protein MDLFSSLKTAYDSIGSEISKSFDSTDFEKQSTPAPNTQPRAEEEPTTQPVPRTEPQEISGHKAQSSEGETVGHNEGNDFNTSWSQWEDTPTRKTPQQEKSSPPLVKTPPTNEATPNKPMATSTPAKGTPSKGKSSLEALSREDLIKYIKKQSQLLHKSKVKCEELSRECETTPTDSLLEELQIVRSERDMAVQQGKSLKQEKQELNDEVQMLTEANSKLKAFCEKVQSQESAITELKRSRDEMNEQFSQDKNELSSQLVQLRAELEEAKKETTTPSEDISSEQHALQVERMEGLLSEKTARISTLEKEQCQLNDECDGLKNRNVALTQQLSDSNTRLEELESRYQDLENDNQQSKYQLSETMSKLESAQTDKESKLIVNLEEQLAEVRGQLEEAKSDMMSEHETHREETKKLKAFILKLKKQLKEKVDSSSSEVALREEGEGLRVAMETVTAEKDQLAVRLSEAQTNSQVMEGQVQELISSLTSRDTRIEELVSIRDELCVRVTTMEEGREVAASELASTQADLATAHSHSNTQQHTIEKLQSSVASVRDELEREQLSHSETRDKLSTAQKGAQSSTLMNLELQDYQRSIRSLEEEVASKRAELESTQKEIHTHLDKIEQLKKELECTGAQRGAEVETVSKLKALLVRNKKELVEGRRKEVELGEQVDQLTAQLESGRGQSEEYKVELSELSARLHSEQLASQSSMEALQQTVRGLELKTAGLQSQLSSSQASLMLVQGEYDSYKVRVHSVLKQRSTAAEQVDINPEIKKSYEDEITNLKASLQNTKSQLSVVLSDHDELLSEHDTLTGRHDSLLQEAQTTRERLTLRVREVESAYNRESVEQRGLVEQLRHEIEELTTAFTNQITGLQQEHKKVVLGLREELHSTHSQLSRLQEEGDNKVFIRASSQEARGVVKKGLSLEVKPGALPSESRTSGVGMDRSELESSYPSTPLSREDSSASLERLLSDTGGGSLTERLSDTELALHKRLQSSGVKIDHVTELLRESEASSVRLSEQAKLLKEEIRRLERNQEREGVANMEYLKNVVLEFLHTQDMKEREGLVPVITKLLQLSPQEVKFVQDSIQGDVGDGLPGSAVGPPALGAAGSKLSSYIHRWTGY from the exons ATGGACTTATTCTCTTCCTTGAAGACTGCCTATGACTCTATTGGATCAGAGATTTCAAAGAGTTTTGATTCTACTGACTTTGAGAAGCAGTCCACCCCAGCTCCCAACACACAGCCTAGAGCTGAGGAGGAGCCCACTACACAACCAGTGCCTAGAACTGAGCCACAGGAGATATCAGGACACAAG gcccaGTCCTCTGAGGGGGAGACTGTTGGTCATAATGAGGGCAATGATTTCAATACCTCGTGGAGCCAATGGGAGGACACACCTACTAGGAAGACACCACAGCAAGAGAAGAGCAGCCCCCCTCTCGTGAAGACCCCTCCCACCAATGAGGCTACTCCCAACAAACCAATGGCCACCTCCACACCAGCTAAGGGGACTCCAAGCAAGGGAAAATCCAGT TTGGAGGCTCTATCCAGAGAAGATCTGATCAAGTACATCAAGAAACAATCTCAACTACTGCACAAGTCCAAGGTCAAGTGTGAAG AGCTGTCACGCGAgtgtgagaccacacccactgacagCCTCCTGGAGGAGCTACAGATAGTGAGGAGTGAGAGGGACATGGCAGTGCAGCAGGGGAAGTCCCTAAAACAAGAGAAAcag GAGCTTAATGATGAGGTACAAATGCTGACAGAGGCTAACTCTAAACTAAAGGCCTTCTGTGAGAAAGTCCAGAGTCAAGAGTCGGCCATTACTGAGCTAAAGAGAAGCCGTGATGAAATGAATGAACAATTCTCTCAAGATAAGAATGAACTCTCTTCACAACTTGTGCAATTGAGAGCGGAGCTGGAGGAAGCAAAGAAGGAGACGACGACACCATCTGAGGACATTAGCTCAGAGCAACATGCATTACAAGTGGAGAGAATGGAGGGTTTGCTCAGTGAGAAAACTGCCCGAATATCTACCCTGGAGAAAGAGCAATGTCAGCTGAATGATGAGTGTGATGGATTGAAGAATAGGAATGTGGCCCTAACACAGCAGTTGTCTGATTCCAATACCAGACTTGAGGAATTGGAGTCACGATACCAAGACTTAGAGAATGACAATCAACAATCTAAATATCAATTAAGTGAAACAATGTCGAAATTAGAATCTGCTCAAACTGACAAAGAATCAAAACTGATTGTTAATCTAGAGGAACAACTGgcagaggtcagaggtcaactgGAGGAAGCAAAGAGTGATATGATGAGTGAACATGAGACGCACAGAGAGGAGACTAAGAAACTCAAGGCATTTATACTTAAACTGAAGAAGCAACTCAAAGAGAAagtg gATTCTAGTAGTAGCGAGGTCGCTCTgagggaggagggggaggggcttcgGGTTGCCATGGAGACAGTGACGGCTGAGAAAGATCAGCTGGCAGTCCGACTAAGTGAAGCACAGACTAACAGTCAAGTGATGGAAGGACAagtacag gagTTGATCTCCTCACTGACTAGCAGGGACACAAGGATAGAGGAGCTAGTGAGCATAAGAGATGAGCTCTGTGTGAGAGTGACCACCATGGAGGAGGGGAGGGAAGTGGCAGCATCTGAGCTAGCTAGTACTCAAGCAGACCTAGccaccgcccactcacacTCAAACACTCAGCAGCACACTATTGAGAAG ctCCAGTCCTCCGTAGCCTCAGTGCGTGATGAGCTAGAGAGGGAACAGCTCAGTCATTCTGAGACAAGGGACAAGTTGTCCACTGCTCAGAAAGGAGCTCAATCATCCACTCTCATGAACCTTGAACTCCAAGACTATCAGAGGTCAATAAGGTCACTGGAGGAGGAAGTGGCAAGCAAAAGGGCGGAGCTTGAGTCTACTCAGAAGGAAATCCACACCCACCTGGACAAAATAGAACAGCTCAAGAAAGAACTAG agtgTACGGGTGCCCAACGTGGTGCTGAAGTGGAGACAGTGAGTAAACTGAAGGCTTTGCTAGTAAGGAACAAGAAGGAGCTGGTGGAGGGACGGAGGAAAGAGGTGGAGCTTGGAGAACAAGTCGACCAACTCACTGCACAACTGGAGAGTGGGCGGGGCCAATCAGAAGAGTACAAG GTTGAGCTGAGTGAGTTGAGTGCCAGGCTCCACTCTGAGCAGCTAGCATCACAGTCATCAATGGAGGCACTCCAACAAACAGTGCGAGGATTGGAGCTAAAGACAGCAGGTCTTCAGAGTCAACTCTCCTCATCACAGGCCTCCCTCATGCTGGTGCAGGGCGAGTATGACAGCTACAAG gtacGTGTGCATAGTGTACTGAAGCAAAGGTCCACAGCAGCTGAGCAGGTGGACATCAACCCAGAGATTAA GAAGAGCTACGAGGACGAGATAACCAACCTAAAGGCATCACTACAGAACACAAA GTCTCAACTCTCAGTGGTACTATCTGATCATGATGAGCTCCTCTCTGAGCATGACACCTTGACTGGTCGCCATGACTCCCTACTCCAGGAGGCACAGACTACAAGGGAGCGACTAACTCTTCGTGTTAGAGAAGTAGAGTCTGCATACAATCGTGAGAGTGTGGAGCAAAGAGGACTGGTAGAACAACTACGCCACGAGATAGAGGAACTGACAACAGCATTCACCAATCAGATCACAGGATTGCAACAGGAACATAagaag gttgtGCTTGGTTTGCGTGAGGAGCTCCACTCGACACATTCTCAGTTGAGTAGATTACAAGAAGAAGGGGATAATAAAGTGTTCATTAGAGCTAGTAGTCAAGAAgcaaggggtgtggtcaagaagGGGCTTAGTCTCGAGGTAAAGCCCGGGGCACTACCCAGTGAATCAAGGACCTCGGGAGTG GGAATGGATCGCTCTGAACTAGAATCAAGCTATCCATCAACACCT CTATCTCGTGAGGACTCTAGTGCTAGTCTGGAGCGACTCCTCTCAGACACAGGAGGTGGTTCACTAACAGAGCGACTGTCAGACACTGAGCTAGCATTACATAAGAGGCTGCAATCATCAGGGGTCAAGATAGACCATGTCACAGAGCTACTCAGAGAAAGTGAAGCCAGTTCAGTGCGACTGAGTGAACAAGCCAAGCTACTCAAGGAGGAGATTAGGAg ACTGGAGAGGAAtcaagagagagagggagtGGCTAATATGGAGTACCTCAAGAATGTGGTGTTGGAG tTCCTGCACACTCAAGATATGAAGGAGAGGGAAGGATTGGTGCCTGTCATCACTAAGCTGCTGCAACTCAGCCCCCAAGAGGTCAAGTTTGTCCAGGATAGCATCCAAG GTGATGTGGGTGATGGCCTCCCAGGGTCGGCAGTGGGACCCCCTGCATTGGGGGCAGCTGGCAGCAAACTCAGCAGCTACATTCACAGATGGACGGGATACTAG